AAATTGGAATATATTTTGATGGTGCCGATGAAATAAATAATAAAATGCAAATGATAAAAGGAGGTGGAGCTGCATTAACTAATGAAAAAATTATATCTAGTTTTTCTGATTTATTTATTTGTATTATAGATCAATCAAAATATGTTAAAAATTTAGGTAAATTACATCCTTTACCTATAGAAATAATACCTTCAGCCAAAAATTTTATTACTAAAAAATTATTATATATAGGAGCTACAGTTAAACTTCGTACCAATGTAATTACAGAACATGGTAATTTGATTTTAGATGTATATAAATTAAATATTTATGATGCTGTTCAAACAGAAAAATATATAAATAATATTCCTGGAGTAGTTACTGTTGGTTTATTTACACAAAGGTGTGCTGATATAATTATAGTGGGAAACTATAATTATAAAGTATCCATATATTATAAATAAAAATTAGATTAAATATAAATTATATGAAAATAAAATTTACAAAAATGCATGCATTAGGTAATGATTTCATCATCATAAATAATATTAATAAAAAAATTTTTTTAAATAATAAAATTATAAAAAAATTATCTAATAGATATACAGGTATAGGTTTTGATCAATTATTATTAATAAAATTATCATCAAATAAAAATATTGATTTTCATTATAAAATTTTTAATTGTGATGGTAGTGAAGTAGAACAATGTGGTAATGGAGTACGTTGTATTGCTCAATATTTAAGAATAAAAAAATTAATTTTTAAAAAAAACATATGTTTAAGTACAAAAAATCGTATAATATACTTAAATATTTTAAATGAAAAAGAAGTTTTAGTAAATATGGGTATTCCTTTATTTAATCCACAAAATATTCCTTTTTTAACTAAAAAAATTAAAAAAAATTATAAAATTTATTTTCAAAATAAATTTATTAATTTTAATGTTGTTTCATTAGGAAATCCACATTGTGTTATACAAGTAAAAAAATTAGTAAATACTCCAGTATCTTTAATAGGTTCATTTATATCAAAAAATAAAATATTTCCAGAAAAAATTAACGTTATATTTATGGAATATATAGATATAACTAATATTAAATTAAGAGTTTTTGAAAGAGGAGTAGGAGAAACTAATGCTTGCGGATCTGGTGCATGTGCAGCTGTAGCTGTTGGAATTAAAAAAAAAATTTTATCTCAAGAAGTAAAAGTAAATTTAATTGGAGGTATTATAAAAATATTCTGGAAAGGTAATAATGAAAATTTATTTATGCAAGGAGATGCTAACTATATTTATGATGGTGAAATAATATTATAATAATTTTTTTATTTTAACAAATATAATTATTAATTAAGATTTTCATAATAAATGAAAAATATAAATTTATTAAAAAATTTAAATGATAAACAAAAAGAAGTAGTTTCTGAAAGTAGAAAAAATCTATTAATATTAGCTGGGGCAGGAAGTGGTAAAACTCTTGTATTAATAAGAAGAATTGCATGGTTAATTCATAAAGAAAATTGTTCTCCTAAATCAATTTTAGCTGTAACTTTTACAAATAAAGCAGCATTAGAATTAAAAAAAAGAATTAAAATATTATTAAATAATAATCAAAAAAATAATATTTGGATAGGTACATTTCACAGTTTTGCTTATCATTTATTAAGAATTCATTATTTA
Above is a genomic segment from Enterobacteriaceae endosymbiont of Donacia dentata containing:
- the rpiA gene encoding ribose-5-phosphate isomerase RpiA encodes the protein MLNKLKNIAAKTAVTFIKNNSIIGIGSGTTISHFIDILSTVKKNINIKGVVSASKSSTEKLKKYNFNIYEINKINKIGIYFDGADEINNKMQMIKGGGAALTNEKIISSFSDLFICIIDQSKYVKNLGKLHPLPIEIIPSAKNFITKKLLYIGATVKLRTNVITEHGNLILDVYKLNIYDAVQTEKYINNIPGVVTVGLFTQRCADIIIVGNYNYKVSIYYK
- the dapF gene encoding diaminopimelate epimerase, which translates into the protein MKFTKMHALGNDFIIINNINKKIFLNNKIIKKLSNRYTGIGFDQLLLIKLSSNKNIDFHYKIFNCDGSEVEQCGNGVRCIAQYLRIKKLIFKKNICLSTKNRIIYLNILNEKEVLVNMGIPLFNPQNIPFLTKKIKKNYKIYFQNKFINFNVVSLGNPHCVIQVKKLVNTPVSLIGSFISKNKIFPEKINVIFMEYIDITNIKLRVFERGVGETNACGSGACAAVAVGIKKKILSQEVKVNLIGGIIKIFWKGNNENLFMQGDANYIYDGEIIL